From a region of the Candidatus Dependentiae bacterium genome:
- the thyX gene encoding FAD-dependent thymidylate synthase: MTNRKVNTQNSYKSAINTNQIAITPRQKVDPLKDGISSLELIRISGSDVDIVNAARVSYGKVVTEVTERDIHLIKFLIKHAHTSPFEHNQLSFRVKCPIFVGRQWMRHRMNSYNEISYRYAKAKEEFYVPVKWRTQDKTNKQASAKSFENKTLKKKYLASLELALKTYHELLDTGVCRELARGVLPVSLYTQFIFTCNLHSLMHFIKLRWHEGAQWEIQQYAKAMLHMAFPHFPVALTAWQEVHRPDLNLNKEIPTLKQILDL, encoded by the coding sequence ATGACAAACCGAAAAGTGAATACACAAAACTCTTATAAATCTGCAATAAATACAAACCAAATAGCTATAACACCAAGACAAAAAGTTGATCCGCTTAAAGATGGTATCAGTTCGCTTGAGCTTATTCGTATATCTGGCTCTGATGTTGACATTGTTAATGCAGCACGCGTATCATATGGTAAAGTTGTAACTGAAGTAACTGAGCGTGATATACATCTTATTAAATTTTTGATTAAACACGCACATACCAGTCCATTTGAACACAATCAACTTTCGTTTCGTGTAAAATGTCCCATTTTTGTTGGTAGACAGTGGATGCGACATCGTATGAATTCATATAACGAAATTAGTTATCGATATGCAAAAGCCAAAGAAGAGTTTTATGTACCAGTCAAATGGCGTACACAAGATAAAACAAATAAACAAGCTTCTGCCAAATCGTTTGAAAATAAAACATTAAAAAAAAAATATTTGGCATCTCTGGAACTTGCACTCAAAACCTACCACGAGCTACTAGATACTGGTGTGTGCAGAGAACTTGCACGAGGCGTCTTACCCGTTAGTTTATATACACAATTTATTTTTACGTGTAACTTACACTCACTCATGCATTTTATAAAGCTCCGCTGGCATGAAGGTGCGCAATGGGAAATTCAACAGTATGCAAAAGCAATGTTGCACATGGCATTTCCACACTTTCCTGTTGCACTTACGGCATGGCAAGAAGTGCATCGACCCGATTTAAATTTAAATAAAGAAATTCCAACATTAAAGCAAATACTGGACTTATGA
- a CDS encoding L-tyrosine/L-tryptophan isonitrile synthase family protein codes for MVAKHIYSILEQHRITFDIDQCSISQGIQQKPEHAQGVEAFIQQINTFVSHKTPLAFLVVGFPFKSKNIEKKVISTSADMAERKSLEYLNTIFQDISRIYEPGAHITIFCDGTFFGEFFDVTDDEISTYEATLKKLSQDLAYITLITTQDMSHMILYNVDLKNAQKTMRNIVDSYPPNNDDFITSIEYNLPETLKQRILLEFDYQEGKKIIQKKSVKDIAVKLMARQSRMRKFLDEIFSHNSIYGNHIRLTLHFSKYIDKKFGIRLSPDSCITPYHGTLVEEKNNKWSIKFKKDIDTNKYQQTSKIINGIPCAYFKAI; via the coding sequence ATGGTAGCTAAACATATTTACTCCATATTAGAGCAACATCGTATTACATTTGATATAGATCAGTGCAGCATTAGTCAAGGCATACAGCAGAAACCAGAGCATGCCCAGGGCGTAGAGGCTTTTATACAACAAATAAACACCTTTGTCTCGCATAAAACACCACTAGCATTTTTGGTTGTCGGATTCCCATTTAAATCAAAGAACATTGAAAAAAAAGTAATTAGTACAAGTGCAGATATGGCAGAGCGTAAATCACTTGAATATCTCAATACAATTTTCCAAGATATTTCTCGAATATATGAGCCAGGCGCACATATAACCATTTTTTGCGATGGTACTTTTTTTGGTGAATTCTTTGACGTTACTGATGACGAAATTAGCACCTACGAAGCAACACTCAAAAAGCTTTCTCAAGATTTAGCATACATTACGTTAATTACAACTCAGGATATGTCACATATGATCCTCTATAATGTTGATCTTAAAAATGCCCAGAAGACAATGCGTAACATCGTTGATAGTTATCCTCCAAACAATGATGATTTTATAACAAGCATTGAATACAATCTACCTGAAACACTAAAACAAAGAATTTTACTAGAATTTGATTATCAAGAGGGTAAAAAAATAATACAAAAAAAATCTGTTAAAGATATTGCTGTTAAGCTCATGGCCAGACAAAGTAGAATGAGGAAATTTTTGGATGAAATATTTTCTCACAATAGCATATACGGTAATCATATACGCCTAACACTACATTTTAGTAAATATATTGATAAAAAATTTGGAATTCGCCTATCACCAGACTCTTGCATTACCCCATATCATGGAACTCTTGTAGAAGAAAAAAATAATAAATGGTCAATCAAATTTAAAAAAGACATTGATACAAATAAATATCAACAAACTAGTAAAATAATCAATGGGATACCATGTGCTTACTTCAAGGCTATTTGA
- a CDS encoding L-tyrosine/L-tryptophan isonitrile synthase family protein, whose product MNIKKLLLIIALLVEIPFYAMKETKTLPSGAQHYIKILPTINHDTQGSIAEKIADFLIQHSGSGDTMQKEQLVLLLQSRIKQKKLITLIVPSFASRSSNIERKILGIEPDFGEFIALKTLNNIGEQINKVYKPGAHVVTFPYDFFLSDMDETCKKLTGKPLFKVGSVEKYQEKMRQLIALFDHVSIFHMDNPQELYTKEYQGIPVQPLPHIRDYITFIDGEIKQERIKNNIIAQLLEEKKECIERFFQNKETATQQKYNTLIKGKTYKEIQHNNLAYRFFNTYILSQLGVKNRTKELAQQLAQDISDGSQRVRKFMEKEIPNYKTEYIRASIHGSKEKLGLQATLNVRGTPWHKTPVVNKESVTLTDRYLVKKFPVKQYKYGGFLLNYVDATQSK is encoded by the coding sequence ATGAATATAAAAAAACTGCTGTTAATAATAGCACTACTTGTTGAGATACCGTTTTATGCAATGAAAGAAACAAAAACGTTACCTTCAGGAGCGCAACACTATATAAAAATACTTCCAACCATTAACCATGATACACAAGGTAGTATTGCTGAAAAAATAGCTGACTTTCTCATACAACACAGCGGAAGTGGCGATACAATGCAAAAAGAACAACTCGTTTTACTATTGCAATCTCGTATCAAACAAAAAAAACTAATAACCCTTATTGTGCCAAGCTTTGCATCTCGATCATCTAATATTGAACGTAAAATTTTGGGTATAGAACCAGATTTTGGTGAATTCATAGCACTAAAAACACTCAATAATATTGGTGAGCAGATCAATAAAGTATATAAACCAGGAGCACATGTTGTCACATTTCCTTATGATTTTTTCTTGAGCGATATGGATGAAACATGCAAAAAGCTGACAGGCAAACCATTATTTAAAGTAGGATCTGTTGAAAAATATCAAGAGAAAATGAGGCAACTTATCGCTTTATTTGATCATGTATCTATTTTTCATATGGATAATCCTCAAGAACTTTATACTAAAGAATATCAGGGTATTCCAGTACAACCATTGCCACATATTCGTGATTATATAACCTTTATAGACGGAGAAATTAAGCAAGAACGAATAAAAAATAATATCATTGCACAACTTTTAGAAGAAAAAAAAGAATGTATAGAACGATTCTTCCAAAACAAGGAAACTGCAACACAGCAAAAGTATAATACTTTAATTAAAGGTAAAACATATAAAGAAATACAACATAACAATCTAGCATACAGATTTTTTAATACATATATTTTATCTCAGTTAGGAGTCAAAAATCGCACAAAAGAACTCGCTCAACAATTAGCACAAGATATTAGTGACGGCTCCCAACGGGTACGAAAATTTATGGAAAAAGAAATACCCAATTACAAGACAGAATACATTCGCGCTTCTATTCATGGAAGCAAAGAAAAACTTGGATTACAGGCCACACTTAATGTACGTGGTACACCATGGCACAAGACACCTGTCGTTAACAAGGAAAGTGTAACACTGACCGATAGATATCTAGTCAAAAAATTCCCAGTAAAACAATACAAGTACGGTGGATTTTTGTTAAATTACGTTGATGCTACACAATCAAAATAA
- the ftsW gene encoding putative lipid II flippase FtsW, with the protein MIVKHAQTKIDLRIFIGITVILILIGCLFIYSASSVYALETFGFSHYFIKKQLFGLSLGIVGFIIARFTPLNLIKKLSPLLFIGTLSLTALTLIPIISYRIHGSSRWLNIAGFSFQPSELLKIAFVLYIAYFLSKRERRTISFARTYLPFLVIIGITSIILLQQPDFGLTITLATTAITLLFIGQFHAAYLSALFATCIPLVITLILIKPYRIKRILTFLNPWNDPQGAGFQIIQSLIAIGSGSFCGIGISNSKQKFFYLPMQHTDFIFSIIAEETGFIGSLLLISLYMLFTYFGMKLAWQMKDSFCIFATLGFIILISLQTIINLAVTTGLAPTKGIGLPFVSYGNTSLVCIIFMIGLIINMAYYNMYSSY; encoded by the coding sequence ATGATTGTTAAACATGCACAAACAAAAATTGATTTACGTATTTTTATTGGTATTACTGTAATCCTTATTTTAATTGGGTGTCTTTTTATTTACTCAGCAAGTTCAGTTTATGCACTAGAAACATTTGGTTTTTCTCATTATTTTATAAAAAAACAATTATTCGGCTTATCACTCGGTATTGTTGGTTTTATTATTGCACGTTTTACCCCATTGAATTTAATAAAAAAATTAAGCCCACTCTTATTTATTGGCACACTCTCTCTTACTGCACTTACGCTAATACCTATAATCTCTTATCGTATTCACGGTTCAAGTAGGTGGTTAAATATTGCTGGATTTAGCTTTCAACCAAGTGAATTATTAAAAATTGCATTTGTTTTATATATCGCCTATTTTTTAAGCAAACGAGAACGTCGTACTATTTCTTTTGCACGAACTTATTTACCCTTTTTAGTAATTATCGGTATTACTAGCATTATTTTATTACAGCAACCAGATTTTGGCTTGACTATTACATTGGCAACAACCGCTATCACACTTCTTTTTATCGGGCAATTTCACGCAGCCTATTTATCTGCACTATTTGCTACATGCATTCCCCTTGTCATTACGCTTATTTTGATAAAACCCTATCGCATAAAACGTATTTTAACTTTTTTGAATCCCTGGAATGATCCACAAGGCGCAGGATTTCAAATTATACAATCACTTATTGCAATTGGTTCTGGTAGTTTTTGTGGAATTGGTATTTCCAACTCAAAACAAAAATTTTTTTATCTACCCATGCAACACACAGACTTTATTTTCTCTATTATCGCAGAAGAAACTGGATTTATTGGCTCGTTACTATTGATAAGTTTATATATGCTTTTCACTTATTTTGGTATGAAGCTTGCCTGGCAGATGAAAGATTCATTTTGTATATTCGCCACTCTTGGTTTTATTATTTTAATTTCGCTACAAACAATTATTAACCTTGCAGTTACTACTGGGTTGGCCCCCACCAAAGGAATTGGTTTACCTTTTGTAAGCTATGGTAACACTTCTCTTGTATGCATCATTTTCATGATTGGTTTGATTATCAATATGGCATATTACAACATGTACTCATCATATTAA
- a CDS encoding transposase, with amino-acid sequence MLKSIEEVYYIIDEIVQNGITQKSKQGRKSKMTVSEVITVLIEGHKRNFFTEKQLYRLIRAELSGCFKNIPSYPQFTRSIRKALPYIDLVLAVFTKINAKKYQEFCIIDSSSLPVSGYNRKNVKWALNSAGIGKNMHGYYQGFKLHIIINQNREIVSVATTPANVHDVKMLNDDQFIAHIKGLLIGDKGYIAQVKTAVLAYMFRTFESDVSIF; translated from the coding sequence ATGCTAAAAAGCATAGAAGAAGTTTACTACATAATTGACGAAATTGTACAGAACGGAATTACACAAAAATCAAAACAAGGACGCAAAAGTAAGATGACAGTAAGCGAAGTGATTACAGTTCTAATCGAAGGTCACAAAAGAAATTTCTTTACAGAGAAACAACTTTATAGGTTGATTCGAGCAGAGCTTTCAGGATGTTTTAAAAATATTCCAAGCTATCCACAATTTACTCGGTCAATTAGAAAAGCTTTGCCATATATAGATCTTGTTTTAGCTGTTTTTACAAAAATTAACGCAAAAAAGTATCAAGAGTTTTGCATTATTGACTCAAGCTCACTGCCCGTATCTGGGTATAACAGAAAAAACGTTAAGTGGGCTTTAAATTCTGCTGGCATAGGCAAAAATATGCATGGATATTATCAGGGTTTTAAACTTCATATAATAATTAATCAAAATCGAGAGATCGTTTCTGTTGCGACTACCCCGGCTAATGTACATGATGTAAAAATGCTAAACGATGATCAATTTATAGCACATATAAAAGGTCTTTTGATAGGCGATAAGGGTTACATTGCGCAAGTAAAGACTGCTGTTTTAGCCTACATGTTTAGGACTTTTGAATCGGATGTATCGATTTTTTAA